A part of Saccharomonospora amisosensis genomic DNA contains:
- a CDS encoding ABC transporter permease, with protein sequence MTTTVEHVMARAPYSSTRAGNLAGTWQLIRLALRRDRIVLPIWLLVLALTPAGTVGAYEQIYRTQAEREALTASMGENPSIALLYGPAFDLSTAGGFTAWRFGTLLPLFLALVCVFTMTRHTRQEEDTGRQELLSSTVLGRYAALTASVVVCSVFGLTAGLLTAGALIGAGLPATGSLALGLGFAAVTWVFTGVAAISAQLAEYSRTANGIASAVLGVTFAFRALGDAAGDVSWLSWLSPIGWSTQVRPFADERFWVLLIPLAVAIALTAVAYLLQPRRDIGMGLLPTSLGPAGAAPRLRTPFALASRLHRGVLIGWLTGFAVMAVLFGGMAAGIGDLVGTSEQARQMFERMGGSDAIVEAFLAAMANSFGMVATLYAVQAALRMRAEETAVRVEPLLATGVGRLRWLTGHLVFVLLGSGLLLAVAGVGMGLAHGLRVDDVGGQVPAVLAACIAQLPAVWLVAGAAVALFGLAPKLTNAVWAVAAVFLLISMFGPALNLDQAVLDVSPFQHIPKLPGEELTVAPLVWLSAIAVALIGAGMVAFRRRDIG encoded by the coding sequence ATGACCACCACCGTCGAGCATGTCATGGCTCGCGCGCCGTACTCGTCCACGAGGGCGGGCAACCTCGCGGGCACGTGGCAGCTGATCCGGCTGGCGCTGCGCCGCGACCGCATCGTGCTGCCGATCTGGCTGCTGGTGCTGGCGCTCACCCCGGCGGGCACCGTCGGCGCCTACGAGCAGATCTACCGGACACAAGCCGAGCGCGAGGCGCTGACGGCGAGCATGGGTGAGAACCCCTCCATCGCGCTGCTCTACGGACCGGCGTTCGACCTGTCCACCGCGGGCGGCTTCACGGCATGGCGGTTCGGCACACTGCTGCCGCTCTTCCTCGCGCTGGTGTGCGTCTTCACGATGACGCGGCATACCAGGCAGGAGGAAGACACCGGGAGGCAGGAGTTGCTGTCGTCGACCGTGCTCGGCCGCTACGCGGCGCTCACCGCCTCGGTCGTCGTGTGCTCGGTGTTCGGGCTCACCGCCGGTCTGCTCACCGCTGGCGCACTGATCGGCGCCGGATTGCCCGCCACCGGCTCGCTAGCCCTCGGACTCGGGTTCGCCGCTGTGACCTGGGTGTTCACCGGTGTCGCCGCGATCTCCGCCCAGCTAGCCGAGTACTCTCGCACGGCCAACGGAATCGCCAGTGCCGTGCTGGGCGTGACGTTCGCCTTCCGCGCGCTCGGCGACGCGGCGGGGGACGTGAGCTGGCTGTCGTGGCTGTCGCCGATCGGCTGGAGTACGCAGGTACGGCCGTTCGCCGACGAGCGGTTCTGGGTGCTGCTCATCCCGCTGGCCGTGGCTATCGCGCTCACCGCGGTTGCCTACCTGCTGCAACCCAGGCGCGACATCGGTATGGGGCTGCTACCGACAAGCCTGGGGCCCGCGGGCGCGGCACCACGCCTGCGCACACCGTTCGCGCTCGCCTCGCGGCTGCATCGAGGAGTACTCATCGGCTGGTTGACCGGCTTCGCCGTGATGGCCGTGCTGTTCGGCGGGATGGCGGCCGGGATCGGCGACCTGGTCGGAACCAGTGAGCAGGCCCGGCAGATGTTCGAGCGGATGGGTGGCTCGGACGCGATCGTGGAGGCGTTCCTCGCCGCGATGGCCAACTCGTTCGGGATGGTGGCCACCCTCTACGCGGTGCAGGCCGCGCTGCGGATGCGGGCCGAAGAGACCGCCGTGCGGGTGGAGCCACTGCTTGCCACCGGCGTGGGCAGACTGCGCTGGCTGACCGGCCACCTGGTGTTCGTGCTACTCGGCAGCGGGCTGCTGCTGGCAGTGGCCGGGGTGGGCATGGGTCTGGCACACGGGCTGCGGGTGGACGACGTCGGCGGCCAAGTGCCGGCGGTGCTCGCCGCCTGTATCGCACAGCTTCCAGCCGTGTGGCTGGTGGCGGGAGCGGCCGTCGCGCTGTTCGGCCTCGCACCGAAGTTGACCAACGCCGTGTGGGCCGTTGCGGCCGTCTTCCTGCTGATCAGCATGTTCGGACCCGCGCTCAACCTGGACCAGGCGGTGCTGGACGTCTCGCCGTTCCAGCACATCCCGAAACTGCCGGGCGAGGAACTCACCGTGGCACCACTGGTGTGGCTATCCGCCATCGCGGTCGCGCTCATCGGGGCCGGGATGGTCGCGTTCCGTCGCAGGGACATCGGCTAG
- a CDS encoding ABC transporter ATP-binding protein, giving the protein MENAISVTDLHKSFGPTKALDGLSLSVATGEVHGFLGPNGAGKSTTVRVLLGLLRADRGKASLLGGDPWRDAATLHRRLAYVPGDVNLWPNLSGGEVIDLLGRLRGGLDKRRRDELIERFDLDPRKKGRTYSKGNRQKVAVVAALASNVELLIMDEPTSGLDPLMEAIFQEAIQEERRQGRTVLLSSHILAEVEALCDRVSIIRNGHIVESGTLADLRHLTRTSISAELAAHPNGLSQLTNVHDLKIEGNHVRFDVETDALDEALRQLTQVGVRSLTSQPPTLEELFLRHYTETAGAEAATAK; this is encoded by the coding sequence ATGGAAAATGCCATCTCCGTGACGGACCTGCACAAGTCCTTCGGGCCGACGAAGGCCCTCGACGGACTGAGCCTGTCGGTCGCCACCGGCGAGGTCCACGGTTTCCTCGGCCCGAACGGCGCGGGCAAGTCGACGACCGTTCGGGTCCTGCTCGGATTGCTTCGCGCGGACAGGGGGAAAGCCAGCCTGCTGGGCGGCGACCCGTGGCGCGACGCCGCCACCTTGCATCGCCGGCTCGCCTACGTTCCCGGCGACGTCAACCTGTGGCCCAATCTCAGCGGTGGTGAGGTGATCGACCTGCTCGGAAGGCTGCGCGGAGGTCTGGACAAGCGCCGCCGCGACGAACTGATCGAGCGTTTCGACCTCGACCCCAGGAAGAAGGGCCGCACCTACAGCAAGGGCAACAGGCAGAAGGTGGCCGTCGTTGCCGCGCTCGCCTCCAACGTCGAGCTACTGATCATGGACGAGCCGACTTCGGGGCTCGACCCACTGATGGAGGCGATCTTCCAGGAGGCCATCCAGGAGGAGCGCAGGCAGGGCCGCACCGTGCTGCTTTCCAGCCACATCCTCGCCGAGGTCGAGGCACTGTGCGACCGGGTGAGCATCATCCGGAACGGACACATCGTAGAGAGCGGAACGCTCGCCGACCTGCGCCACCTCACAAGGACCTCGATCTCCGCCGAACTCGCGGCACACCCGAACGGCCTGTCGCAACTGACCAACGTGCACGACCTCAAGATCGAGGGCAACCACGTCCGGTTCGATGTCGAGACCGACGCGCTCGACGAGGCGTTGCGTCAGCTCACCCAGGTCGGCGTCCGCAGTCTGACCAGCCAGCCACCGACGCTGGAGGAGTTGTTCCTGCGCCACTACACCGAGACGGCCGGAGCCGAGGCGGCGACAGCGAAATGA
- a CDS encoding GbsR/MarR family transcriptional regulator produces MSSRPQSQRDPSFTRDEEAVREYVEKLALALTQMGFQRMSARVFSALTVTDSGRMTAAELAEALNVSPAAISGAVRYLEQMGLVTKERQPGARRDHYRLYDDLWYASFLKRDRMMRVWREATAEGVAAVGENTPAGRRLAHMVDFLDFMAREIPLLFERWHEEHGEQEAEAS; encoded by the coding sequence ATGTCGAGCAGGCCACAGTCCCAGCGCGACCCCAGCTTCACCAGGGATGAGGAGGCAGTTCGCGAGTATGTCGAGAAACTGGCGCTGGCGTTGACCCAGATGGGCTTCCAGCGCATGTCCGCGAGGGTGTTCTCCGCTCTGACGGTCACCGACAGCGGCCGGATGACCGCGGCGGAACTCGCGGAGGCACTCAATGTCAGCCCGGCCGCCATCTCCGGTGCCGTTCGCTATCTGGAGCAGATGGGGTTGGTCACCAAGGAACGGCAGCCCGGCGCGAGGCGTGACCACTACCGCCTCTACGACGACCTCTGGTATGCGTCGTTCCTCAAGCGCGACCGCATGATGCGGGTCTGGCGCGAAGCCACAGCGGAAGGTGTGGCGGCGGTCGGCGAGAACACTCCCGCGGGCAGGCGGCTGGCGCACATGGTCGACTTCCTCGACTTCATGGCCAGGGAGATCCCGTTGCTGTTCGAGCGCTGGCACGAGGAGCACGGCGAGCAGGAAGCGGAAGCGAGCTAG
- a CDS encoding C1 family peptidase — MSDEHPCVAELAMIRDSLATMGDPWRCGETWLSRLSATSRKARLGVPSPSAEEVSARSDLPARMAEAALALEGRPVRAGHAPTPHLPRAFDLRNVAGRSYVTPVKDQGECGSCSAFGTVAALETTAAYTRGAPGLKLDLSEAHLFFGHAAAREAILPDGTWPDELFEDCRKLGVTFADYYPYTDDDAGALNPAWRDRVAKADGVVDLSSDPAAIKEHIYGYGAVTACLVVYDDLFHYTGGVYRHTTEQTSGGHCVALIGWDDDAGCWIAKNSWGPEWGENGFLRIAYGEAYIEDYPDPRSTTLGCTGVNLRAWLPAQRALGLFVTAHQANGWAYLENLGWTRIGGGPDELTTTLAAIGAARAGGHTIAPFVDNDELSTISPGG, encoded by the coding sequence ATGAGCGACGAGCACCCATGCGTGGCCGAGCTCGCGATGATCCGCGACTCGCTCGCCACGATGGGCGACCCGTGGCGGTGCGGGGAAACGTGGCTGAGCAGACTCTCCGCCACCTCGCGCAAGGCGAGGCTCGGCGTTCCCTCGCCGTCGGCCGAGGAGGTCAGCGCACGGTCGGACCTTCCCGCGCGCATGGCCGAGGCCGCGCTGGCACTCGAGGGAAGGCCGGTACGCGCGGGGCACGCACCCACCCCGCACCTGCCCCGGGCGTTCGACCTGCGGAACGTGGCCGGGCGAAGCTACGTCACGCCTGTCAAGGACCAGGGTGAGTGCGGATCCTGCAGCGCGTTCGGCACGGTGGCCGCGCTGGAGACCACGGCGGCCTACACCAGGGGTGCGCCTGGACTGAAGCTGGATCTTTCGGAAGCACACCTGTTCTTCGGCCACGCCGCCGCCCGGGAGGCGATTCTGCCGGACGGCACCTGGCCGGACGAGTTGTTCGAGGACTGCCGCAAACTCGGCGTGACCTTCGCCGACTACTACCCCTACACCGATGACGACGCCGGTGCGCTCAACCCCGCGTGGCGGGACAGGGTGGCCAAGGCCGACGGGGTCGTCGACCTCAGCAGCGACCCCGCGGCCATAAAGGAGCACATCTACGGCTACGGCGCGGTCACGGCCTGCCTGGTGGTTTACGACGACCTGTTCCACTACACCGGCGGCGTTTACCGGCACACCACGGAGCAGACCAGCGGCGGGCACTGCGTGGCACTGATCGGCTGGGACGACGACGCGGGCTGCTGGATCGCCAAGAACTCGTGGGGTCCTGAATGGGGAGAGAACGGGTTCTTGCGTATCGCTTACGGCGAGGCCTACATCGAGGACTACCCCGACCCGAGGTCGACCACCCTCGGGTGTACCGGGGTGAACCTGCGCGCCTGGCTACCAGCGCAGCGCGCGCTCGGACTGTTCGTGACGGCGCACCAGGCCAACGGCTGGGCCTATCTGGAGAACCTCGGATGGACCCGCATCGGCGGTGGGCCCGACGAACTGACGACCACGCTGGCGGCGATCGGCGCCGCCAGGGCGGGCGGTCACACCATCGCACCGTTCGTCGACAACGACGAACTCAGCACGATCAGCCCCGGCGGCTGA
- a CDS encoding protease inhibitor I42 family protein codes for MVALVRLAQSDAGRAAELRVGDTVELRLPELRTSGYRWSLRLPEGVRLVADEYVRGGGDHPETGPVGGGAPGGGGVRRLALDVVGAGRHLIEAELARPWEDRPRRSVSFVLSATPTE; via the coding sequence GTGGTGGCACTGGTCCGGCTGGCGCAGTCCGATGCGGGCAGAGCAGCGGAGCTGCGTGTCGGGGACACCGTGGAGTTGCGGCTCCCGGAACTCCGGACGTCGGGTTACCGGTGGTCACTTCGCCTCCCCGAGGGGGTCCGGCTGGTCGCCGACGAATACGTCCGTGGGGGTGGCGACCATCCGGAAACGGGCCCTGTTGGGGGTGGGGCCCCGGGGGGTGGTGGGGTTCGCCGGCTGGCGCTGGATGTCGTGGGCGCCGGTCGGCACCTCATCGAGGCCGAGTTGGCGCGGCCGTGGGAGGACCGGCCGCGCCGCTCGGTCAGTTTCGTCCTGTCCGCTACTCCGACCGAGTGA
- a CDS encoding RNA polymerase sigma factor, whose translation MTDARTAEADPSWEGLRGHELYAACMHQARAGNRAAMNRLVKELTPLVWQVARGNGLDRHTAEDVVQTVWLALFRYLDQLADPKALAAWLITTARREAQRAVRRKPAPVPLTEELAETVPSAQPAPDAEAVRADRDRRLWRAFAQLPQRCQELLRLTVLSGRAEYRLVADALRIPHGSIGPTRGRCLQRMRGLLEAQGGSV comes from the coding sequence GTGACGGACGCCAGAACCGCCGAGGCGGACCCGTCGTGGGAGGGCCTACGCGGGCATGAGCTGTACGCGGCGTGCATGCACCAGGCGCGCGCGGGAAACCGTGCCGCGATGAACCGGCTCGTCAAGGAGTTGACGCCGCTGGTGTGGCAGGTCGCGCGAGGCAACGGGCTGGACAGGCACACTGCTGAGGACGTCGTGCAGACGGTGTGGCTCGCGCTGTTCCGGTACCTGGATCAACTCGCCGATCCCAAGGCGCTCGCCGCGTGGCTCATCACCACGGCGAGGCGGGAGGCGCAGCGCGCGGTCCGGCGCAAGCCCGCACCGGTGCCGCTCACCGAGGAGTTGGCCGAAACCGTTCCGAGTGCGCAACCCGCACCCGACGCGGAAGCGGTTCGAGCCGATCGCGACCGCAGGTTGTGGCGGGCGTTCGCGCAGCTGCCGCAGCGGTGCCAGGAGTTGCTGCGGTTGACGGTTCTCTCAGGACGTGCCGAGTATCGGCTGGTCGCCGACGCACTTCGCATTCCGCATGGCAGCATCGGACCTACGAGGGGTCGGTGCCTGCAGCGGATGCGGGGACTGCTGGAAGCTCAAGGGGGCAGCGTATGA
- a CDS encoding carboxypeptidase regulatory-like domain-containing protein, with the protein MNEGNTFPDDDTLLLELDRFVHELDPPPDDLVERVQFALALEDLDVEVARWDRADALTGVRSVAQGTITFTVSDLTVMINLTETGQRHRIDGWLVPEGQYTVEVRVAGHDSFTTVADDGGRFVLNDVPSGTTQIVVYIGGESCRRTIVTPAVVL; encoded by the coding sequence ATGAACGAGGGCAACACCTTCCCGGACGACGACACGCTGCTTTTGGAGTTGGACAGGTTCGTCCACGAACTCGACCCGCCGCCGGACGACCTGGTGGAACGGGTGCAGTTCGCGCTGGCACTGGAAGACTTGGACGTCGAGGTCGCGCGTTGGGACAGAGCCGACGCTCTGACCGGCGTGCGCAGCGTGGCCCAGGGCACGATCACCTTCACGGTGAGCGATCTCACCGTGATGATCAACCTGACCGAGACGGGGCAGCGGCATCGCATCGACGGCTGGCTCGTCCCGGAGGGTCAGTACACGGTGGAGGTTCGCGTGGCGGGACACGACTCGTTCACCACGGTCGCCGACGACGGCGGCCGGTTCGTACTGAACGATGTGCCCAGCGGAACCACCCAGATAGTGGTGTACATCGGCGGCGAATCGTGCCGTCGCACCATCGTCACCCCGGCCGTGGTGCTGTAG
- a CDS encoding CHAT domain-containing protein, with protein MRGGTQQNRDLDAVLALHRKANDTAASAHNIEAIRLLRKALRLIDAKAAPDAAWVAARIRVLISLALATSEVGSTAKGFRGLRRAQAHLEQLPEGRSKQELQAVISGQRALLLFRVGRLAESLALFNAIIPTLEGLQSEDGLLLARTMTNRAQIHAEMGNVDAAARDFDRAIALAAEHGLARIEGKARHGLGDLAQLAGDIPGALHHYEEAARILESAAPGWLARVRLDQARALLVAGLAREAARHLDEALPDLRRNRVIQDLAEAKVARAAAALLEGDYDLARHLAVLARRRFLRRGNKPWAEVAALARLRADATEVLESGATPPPRLPSSLLRVSDRLAELGLRDETAAARLLAVRLLVRRGALDAAAEQLAKVPKPRRTSPVDHKMLLRLCRAELAVAAGRPRSALAQARAGLTELGSARDRMGGLDLLCGTAVHGQELGALAVGRVLAGARGQQGARRLLAWQERTRAQVYRYEPLPAIDDPVLARYLTEMRHVQRTVQQHRLAGKPVAALESRYAWLQREASRLGWYTSRWGRPRPVCSPEEVAQRLGERTLVSLVGHADSLAAVVVRDGRFSLVRLGSLSEVVETARQLHADLHALAPDQLPAALSAAVSASARRRAALLDERLIHPLAGLIGDTELVIVPTGSLHALPWPALPSLRGRPLSVAPSATVWVAAARAGRPEPVVLVGGPGVPGAVGEVRQLRAVYPSARLVDGEAATSETVLSALEGSGVAHLVAHGAHEPGNALFSRLDLVDGPLFAHEAARLSNPPERVVLAACELAMSHIRPGEEALGFAGALLASGSRTVVGAVARVGDSAAAQAMTDLHHSLAAGLSPAVALAEATAVDPLRRPFLCLGAG; from the coding sequence GTGCGTGGCGGGACACAACAGAATCGGGATCTCGACGCGGTGCTCGCCCTGCACCGGAAAGCGAACGACACCGCGGCCAGCGCGCACAACATCGAGGCCATTCGGCTGCTGCGCAAGGCGCTGCGATTGATCGATGCCAAGGCGGCACCCGACGCTGCCTGGGTGGCGGCCAGGATCAGGGTGCTGATCAGCCTCGCGCTGGCGACCTCGGAGGTGGGTTCCACCGCCAAGGGGTTCCGGGGACTCAGGCGGGCACAGGCGCACCTGGAGCAGTTGCCCGAGGGCCGCAGCAAGCAGGAGTTGCAGGCGGTCATCTCGGGACAACGTGCCCTGTTGCTGTTCCGAGTCGGCAGGCTCGCAGAGTCGCTGGCCCTGTTCAACGCCATCATTCCCACGCTGGAGGGGCTGCAGAGTGAGGACGGCCTGCTGCTTGCCCGCACCATGACCAACAGGGCCCAGATCCATGCCGAGATGGGCAACGTCGACGCGGCGGCTCGCGACTTCGACCGGGCCATCGCGCTGGCCGCGGAACACGGCCTCGCCCGCATCGAGGGCAAGGCGCGCCACGGCCTCGGCGACCTCGCGCAGCTGGCGGGCGACATCCCCGGCGCGCTGCACCACTACGAAGAGGCCGCCAGGATTCTGGAGTCCGCCGCGCCCGGTTGGTTGGCCAGGGTCCGGCTGGACCAGGCAAGGGCGCTGCTGGTCGCGGGACTGGCGAGGGAGGCCGCGAGACACCTCGACGAGGCGCTACCCGACCTGCGCCGCAACCGAGTCATCCAGGACCTGGCCGAGGCCAAGGTGGCGAGGGCGGCAGCGGCACTGCTCGAGGGCGACTACGACCTGGCCCGTCACCTCGCGGTCCTCGCTCGCCGTCGGTTCCTGCGCCGCGGTAACAAGCCGTGGGCGGAGGTCGCCGCGCTCGCGCGACTGCGCGCGGACGCAACCGAGGTTCTGGAGAGCGGGGCGACTCCACCGCCGCGGCTACCGTCCAGCCTGTTGCGGGTTTCCGACCGGCTCGCCGAGCTGGGGCTGCGCGACGAGACGGCGGCGGCACGGCTGCTCGCGGTACGACTGCTGGTGCGCAGGGGTGCCCTCGACGCCGCGGCCGAACAGTTGGCGAAGGTGCCGAAGCCTCGAAGGACCAGCCCGGTTGACCACAAGATGCTGCTGCGGCTGTGCCGCGCCGAGTTGGCTGTCGCGGCGGGACGGCCACGCTCCGCGCTGGCGCAGGCTCGGGCGGGACTGACCGAGCTGGGCTCGGCCCGCGACCGGATGGGTGGTCTCGACCTGCTGTGCGGCACCGCCGTACACGGCCAGGAACTGGGCGCGCTCGCCGTCGGCCGCGTGCTCGCCGGAGCACGCGGGCAGCAGGGCGCGCGCAGGCTGCTCGCCTGGCAGGAGCGCACTCGCGCGCAGGTGTACCGCTACGAACCACTGCCCGCGATCGACGACCCGGTGCTGGCCAGGTACCTGACCGAGATGCGGCACGTGCAGCGCACCGTCCAGCAGCACCGGCTGGCAGGCAAGCCGGTGGCAGCACTGGAGAGCCGGTACGCGTGGCTGCAACGGGAGGCGAGCAGGCTCGGCTGGTACACCAGCCGCTGGGGCAGGCCGAGGCCGGTGTGCTCGCCGGAGGAGGTGGCGCAGCGGCTGGGCGAGCGCACACTGGTGAGCCTGGTCGGGCATGCCGACTCCCTTGCCGCGGTGGTGGTGCGCGACGGCCGGTTCAGCCTCGTGCGGTTGGGATCCCTTTCCGAGGTGGTGGAGACCGCGAGGCAACTGCACGCCGATCTGCACGCGCTGGCGCCCGACCAGTTGCCCGCCGCGTTGAGTGCGGCGGTGTCCGCGTCGGCGCGCCGTAGGGCGGCGCTGCTCGACGAGCGGCTGATCCACCCGCTCGCCGGGTTGATCGGCGACACCGAACTGGTGATCGTTCCCACCGGATCACTGCACGCGCTGCCGTGGCCCGCACTGCCCAGCCTGCGTGGGAGGCCGCTTTCGGTCGCGCCCTCGGCGACGGTGTGGGTCGCCGCCGCCCGTGCGGGTAGGCCGGAGCCGGTGGTGCTGGTCGGCGGTCCCGGTGTGCCGGGAGCTGTCGGGGAGGTGCGCCAACTGCGGGCGGTGTACCCGTCGGCGCGATTGGTGGACGGTGAGGCGGCGACCAGCGAGACGGTGTTGTCGGCGCTGGAGGGTTCCGGGGTCGCGCACCTGGTCGCGCACGGTGCACACGAGCCGGGCAATGCGCTGTTCTCCCGGCTGGACCTGGTCGACGGTCCGCTGTTCGCCCACGAGGCCGCGCGGCTGTCCAATCCGCCGGAGCGGGTGGTGCTGGCGGCGTGTGAGCTGGCGATGAGCCACATCCGGCCGGGTGAGGAGGCCCTCGGGTTCGCGGGTGCGCTGCTGGCGAGCGGTTCTCGGACGGTTGTCGGGGCCGTGGCCAGGGTCGGCGACAGTGCGGCGGCGCAGGCGATGACGGATCTGCACCACAGCCTCGCCGCCGGGCTGTCACCGGCCGTGGCGCTGGCGGAGGCCACGGCGGTGGACCCGTTGCGACGACCCTTCCTGTGCCTGGGGGCGGGCTGA
- a CDS encoding SRPBCC family protein: protein MANRTYSFEVRRRSTAPPWKLFELETDGANWSRWARPLVMHSSWERRGEPEDGGIGAIRKVGAWPLFMREQTTGYEPPDRHVYTFAGAAPVRDYHAEVLLSPDGSGGTLLCWRATFTEAVPGSGPLAKLVLHAAVRFLATRLVAAAERG from the coding sequence ATGGCCAACAGGACGTACTCCTTCGAGGTGCGGCGCAGGAGCACCGCCCCGCCGTGGAAGCTGTTCGAACTGGAGACCGACGGTGCGAACTGGTCTCGGTGGGCACGGCCGCTGGTAATGCACTCGTCGTGGGAGCGACGAGGCGAACCGGAGGACGGCGGGATCGGCGCGATCCGCAAGGTGGGTGCGTGGCCACTGTTCATGCGTGAGCAAACCACCGGCTACGAACCACCCGACCGGCACGTCTACACCTTCGCGGGCGCCGCACCGGTGCGCGACTACCACGCCGAGGTGCTGCTGAGTCCCGACGGCTCCGGCGGCACCCTGCTGTGCTGGCGTGCCACCTTCACCGAGGCCGTGCCAGGCAGCGGCCCGCTGGCGAAGCTGGTACTACACGCCGCGGTCCGGTTCCTGGCCACCCGACTGGTCGCCGCCGCCGAACGCGGGTAG
- a CDS encoding antitoxin: MGFNFDQIKHRAKDALGKNSGKIEQGIDKASGLARSRFGKQAGKIDSASRKAKEMLRKNAGGGQQGGDQQGGPR; this comes from the coding sequence ATGGGTTTCAACTTCGATCAGATCAAGCACAGGGCCAAGGACGCGCTCGGCAAGAACAGCGGCAAGATCGAGCAGGGCATCGACAAGGCGAGTGGGCTTGCCAGGTCCCGGTTCGGCAAGCAGGCGGGCAAGATCGACAGCGCCAGCCGTAAGGCCAAGGAAATGCTGCGCAAGAATGCGGGCGGTGGGCAGCAAGGTGGGGACCAGCAGGGCGGGCCCAGGTAG
- a CDS encoding prephenate dehydrogenase, whose product MGAVRDVCVIGLGLVGGSLLRAAAAAGRKVWGATDSTLDAQAAAAEGYAVSTDVPQALRRAAEADAVIALAVPLPALDTVLPLVAEYAPDCVLTDVTSVKTPVRDAVRRTVPTARYVGGHPMAGTAKSGWAAGTATLFVGAAWVVAIEEDTDLAAWREVATLALDTGAHVVPLGCQAHDEVVARISHLPHLFAAVLAAVGSFGGPLAAALAAGSFADGTRVAGTRPDLVRAMVEGNRAALLPVLDEALGKLGAARGALASTGGVAATIEAGHAGARALAEHRNASRAAVTVDLTAPEARDGLVALGERGGRITAIAGEVASGEVC is encoded by the coding sequence ATGGGCGCCGTGCGAGACGTATGCGTTATCGGGCTGGGTCTGGTCGGCGGTTCCTTGCTGCGTGCTGCCGCGGCGGCGGGCAGGAAGGTGTGGGGCGCAACGGACTCCACATTGGACGCGCAGGCCGCCGCGGCCGAAGGCTATGCCGTTTCCACCGATGTGCCACAGGCGCTACGGCGAGCGGCGGAGGCCGACGCGGTGATCGCGCTGGCCGTGCCGCTGCCCGCGCTGGACACCGTGTTGCCGCTCGTCGCCGAGTACGCACCCGACTGCGTGCTCACCGACGTCACCAGCGTCAAAACCCCGGTGCGCGACGCCGTCCGGCGCACGGTCCCGACGGCGAGGTACGTGGGTGGTCATCCGATGGCGGGCACGGCCAAGTCGGGCTGGGCCGCGGGAACGGCCACGTTGTTCGTCGGCGCGGCGTGGGTCGTCGCGATCGAGGAGGACACCGACCTGGCTGCGTGGCGGGAGGTGGCGACACTGGCACTGGACACGGGCGCGCACGTGGTGCCGCTCGGCTGCCAGGCACACGACGAGGTCGTCGCGCGCATCTCCCACCTGCCCCACCTGTTCGCCGCGGTGCTGGCGGCGGTGGGATCGTTCGGTGGTCCGCTGGCGGCGGCGCTGGCGGCCGGGTCGTTCGCCGACGGAACGCGGGTGGCGGGCACCCGACCGGACCTGGTGCGGGCGATGGTCGAGGGCAACCGTGCTGCCCTGCTTCCCGTGCTCGACGAGGCGCTCGGCAAGCTCGGTGCCGCCCGGGGGGCGCTGGCCTCGACGGGCGGGGTGGCGGCCACCATCGAAGCGGGGCACGCGGGAGCGAGGGCGCTCGCCGAGCACAGGAACGCCTCGCGCGCGGCGGTCACGGTGGACCTGACCGCACCCGAGGCTCGCGACGGGCTGGTCGCGTTGGGGGAGCGCGGTGGCCGGATCACGGCCATAGCTGGTGAGGTGGCTTCCGGGGAGGTCTGCTGA